TGGGTAAGAGACCGTCGACGCTGGGCAGTTCCCCCTGGTTCTTGGCCACACTCAGGTTCTCGTAGTAGGAGTAGTTGAAGTAGGAGAAGATCCCGGTCTCGTTGCCCGATTGATTGCCTCCAGGGGTGTGTATTAGCTCGTCGATCTCCCCCAGTTGCTGGTAGATGCTGTTCCTGAAGATGTAGCTCAGGGTATCGCCGACGACCAGGGAAGAAGTGATGATCGCCGTCCCGACCAGCAGCCCGCCGATGACGATGACGAGGTTCTTCTTCCTCCGGACGAGGTTCCTCATCGCCATCTTCCGCTGGGAGACGTTCCGCAGGGCCAGGGCGCCCACTATGGCGAAAACGACGACTACGAGCAGCACGATCGACAGAGTTCCGTCCATGGTCTCAACCGGAATGTATTGGTCGGTATTCCTTCTCGATGAGGCCGTCCCTGAGCCTGAGCACGCGGTGTGCCTGCTCCCCGACGGCGGGGTCGTGGGTGACGATGACGAATGTCTGCTTGTTCTTCTCGTTCAGGTCGCAGATCAGGTCCATCACCTGCGTGGAGGTCTCCTCGTCCAGATTGCCCGTCAGCTCGTCCCCGAAGACGATCGCCGGGTTGTTCACGAGGGAGCGGGCAATGGCAACGCGCTGCTGTTCTCCACCAGACAGCTCGGAGGGTCTGTGGGATTCCCACTTCTTGAGCCCGACCAGATCCAGCGTCTTCAAGGCCCTCACCCTAGCTTCCTTGAGCTTGACCCCAGCGAGGAGAAGAGGTAGCTCCACATTCTCGACTGCGGTCAGAACGGGCAGCAGGTTGTACGCCTGGAAGATGAAGCCTATCCTCTTCGCGCGGTACTCCGTCTTCTTGTCATCCGACATGCCCTCGAGCGCCTGTCCCTCGATTGTGATGTGCCCCTCCGTCGGGTCGTCGATCCCGGACAGGCAGTTCAGAAGCGTCGTCTTCCCGCAACCCGAGGGTCCCATGACCGAGACCATCTCTCCCTTCGTGATGTCCAGATCTATGCCCTTGAGCGCGTGCACCTGCACCTTCCCGATGTCGTAGACCTTACGAAGGCTCCTGGCTTGAACAACAACCTGCGACTCCATCTGACGTCCTCCGAGGCTCTGTCATGCAATATTGTGTGCACGGGTATTTAAACAGTCAGAAATCGCCCAAACCCCTATCGACGTCATTCCGATGTAGGTCGTAGTAGGGAATCGAGGACTGCGTGGATTGTTTCTTCTGTTTGCTCATGCCGGCTGCGCCTGTGACTGAGTACACCAGTCCAGCAGCCCCATCGAATCGCTTCAGGGGAAAGGGTTATTATTCGTCAGTTGATGCGTTTCCTGGATGTCCTCAGGGTGGAAGGAAATCAAGGAACTGCTGCTCCCGCGTCTGCTGGACTCATTGTCCCACCTTCCCAACTACATAAGGGACGGGGGCACCCTGGAAGCCGGTGGGAGGGAACTCGAATTCCACATCGAGGACTCCCGCGGTTCTCACGACACGGGCACTATCGTTAGCGGGCTCGGCTCGGAGGACGTGCGGATGTACGGTTTCGCCATCTTGCTCGCAAGAGAATGCGTTCTGCTCGAGGTGTGGAATGACCACGAACTTAATTGCTGGGCCGAGTACGACCTCTCGACGCGGCAGCAGATATTCATTCGGCGCCAAGAGCTGGGCCCCTTTCTGGAGAAGTACGTGTCCGACGAAGACGTTCGTGGGCGGTACATGGAGGAGATAGACCCAGACTTCTCAACCGACGCACTCCGGCACCGCCGTTACTACTTCGCCTCGGAGTGGAAGGAGGACCGGCGAATGCTTCTCGAGATGTGTAGGGGCCTCAGCCTCGCGAAGACAGTCGAGGCCGTGAATGAACTGGCCTGGATGTACTTCAGAAACAACTCCAAGGATGGCACTTGGAGGGGGGTGTGCGTTCTGCAGCACGCGTACCAACTCTACCTCAAGGGCACGGAACTCGAGCCCGAGTTCCTCGCAAGGATCATGCTCATCGGTAACACCGCCGTGGACTGGGACGCCCATCCGCAGGAGTGGTACATCAACGAGTCGCTGAAGTTCCTGCCCTTCGTGACTTCCCTCTTTGAGAGATCCGATGAGGCATTCCGAGAGACCGAGCTTTGGGATGTCATGATGTCGGAGCTTCTGATACCCTTCCTCTCGCGGAAGTGGCACGATGAGGCATTCGAAAAGGCGCAGTCATTGTTCGTGACCATGAAGAATGCCCAGGAGGCCGGTGCCATGCCAAGAGAGGTCACGAGGCTCTTCATGAAAGGTCTGCTGAAGGGCAAGCTGTTGACGAGGGAAGAGGCACAGCGTGTGAAGACGAATCTGAAACTGGTCTCCTGAGCTCGGTCCGCTCCCAACGATTTCGGGAAAACGGTTATTAGTCAGGCCATCCCTCAAGTGGCCCGGATTGACAGGACCGCCTGTCGCATATGGAGAGTGCTCAATATGCCCGAGGATAGCCAGTATGTGAGACTTCTTGACGAGGATGAGACTCCCGACGA
The Candidatus Thermoplasmatota archaeon DNA segment above includes these coding regions:
- a CDS encoding ABC transporter ATP-binding protein, producing MESQVVVQARSLRKVYDIGKVQVHALKGIDLDITKGEMVSVMGPSGCGKTTLLNCLSGIDDPTEGHITIEGQALEGMSDDKKTEYRAKRIGFIFQAYNLLPVLTAVENVELPLLLAGVKLKEARVRALKTLDLVGLKKWESHRPSELSGGEQQRVAIARSLVNNPAIVFGDELTGNLDEETSTQVMDLICDLNEKNKQTFVIVTHDPAVGEQAHRVLRLRDGLIEKEYRPIHSG